From Penicillium psychrofluorescens genome assembly, chromosome: 1, one genomic window encodes:
- a CDS encoding uncharacterized protein (ID:PFLUO_001079-T1.cds;~source:funannotate) — protein sequence MNVPPSFPDNTILAYLETLVATKPGLPHGQPVCVLTGHNVNDSETLVQLAGDLGPHIAVLQVAAELVNDWTDGTIDQLTYLARKHRFLLWEGSKMLNCTVDFTAQTEESHAGRNTMRDLIQKKYTRGTMKLATWSCLATCYSPGIAASRAGTDILISALRDAARDTVVATLKNIQTEISAEQTGNGFSDDDTPDEGSTDNDQQIDSWEELAANNLGVTTRKLSTISLTQTITQHTETIDDGCKPSADPHLQELLQRQLDTAAGDGPPPPPLLARGMVYLMPVSENSSFKSEYRRVSIESARQNQDFVCGFLSVEPWFTSGRGSDLVDLDAMDEEGLPLPENKRSPKSTYLEKSHSMALFSLVPPQLAVGVPMEDREDTQSQYASKLETIVGKAIQLREVNLKKRELEKTNTADKPGLNILHVPIVSLP from the coding sequence ATGAACGTCCCGCCATCTTTCCCAGACAACACCATTCTGGCCTACCTCGAGACATTGGTGGCCACTAAGCCAGGACTACCTCACGGACAGCCCGTCTGCGTGCTGACGGGGCACAATGTCAATGACTCGGAGACGCTGGTCCAATTGGCCGGGGACCTGGGTCCTCACATTGCCGTTTTGCAAGTCGCTGCAGAGCTCGTCAATGACTGGACCGATGGGACAATTGACCAGCTCACCTATCTGGCGAGGAAGCACCGGTTTCTGCTGTGGGAGGGAAGCAAGATGCTAAACTGCACCGTCGACTTTACAGCCCAGACCGAGGAATCGCACGCCGGGCGCAACACCATGCGGGAcctcatccagaagaaaTATACCCGGGGGACCATGAAGTTGGCGACGTGGTCGTGTCTCGCGACCTGCTACTCTCCCGGGATTGCTGCTTCAAGAGCAGGAACGGACATTCTGATTTCTGCGCTCCGAGACGCAGCTCGGGACACCGTCGTGGCGACGCTGAAGAACATCCAAACAGAAATCTCGGCCGAGCAGACGGGCAACGGGTTCTCTGACGACGACACCCCGGACGAAGGGAGCACGGACAACGACCAGCAAATTGATTCCTGGGAGGAACTAGCCGCGAACAACCTGGGCGTGACCACACGCAAACTGTCAACCATCTCGCTCACCCAGACGATCACCCAGCACACCGAGACCATCGACGACGGATGCAAGCCGAGTGCGGATCCGCACCTCCAGGAACTCCTGCAGAGACAGCTTGATACAGCTGCTGGGGACGGCCccccgccgccaccgctgcTGGCACGCGGCATGGTGTACCTCATGCCTGTTTCAGAGAACTCGTCTTTCAAGTCGGAGTACCGCCGGGTTTCGATCGAGTCAGCACGACAGAACCAGGACTTTGTCTGTGGTTTTCTGTCCGTCGAGCCCTGGTTCACCAGTGGCCGCGGAAGCGATCTGGTTGACCTAGACGCAATGGATGAAGAGGGTCTGCCGCTCCCTGAGAACAAGCGCTCGCCCAAGTCTACCTATCTAGAGAAATCTCATTCGATGGCTCTGTTCTCACTTGTGCCGCCACAGCTGGCTGTGGGTGTGCCTATGGAGGACCGTGAAGACACACAGTCTCAATATGCATCCAAGCTAGAGACCATCGTGGGGAAGGCCATTCAGCTTCGGGAGGTCAacttgaagaagagggagcTTGAGAAGACGAACACCGCAGACAAGCCAGGGCTGAATATCTTGCATGTCCCAATTGTTTCGCTGCCATGA
- a CDS encoding uncharacterized protein (ID:PFLUO_001080-T1.cds;~source:funannotate), which produces MSSEFPPLPQAQRLGAQITGVALQSEAESLFTSLLGDSSAAGATVTKYASTIVEDGDLVIEYINDHGGPPSKTTIHQWQVNSKDLMQSSPYFRALLDPSKFAEGRQFHKQKKAFESISASSSPDVMVTPDDEPEIPVVLIPTDESTRFVGVDAMEMFLRVLCMDSLTSEGRHSFQEELRISSPAPIAKLIEIADRFNSPEVVRKALRSINYRFGNKRPAFFAQFRAWDWKTMTEDRIRQYIYVSLFLTLCHCLQISSHALVIKGSQSWVDGGPEQPASTCGRWRYLPDGVEEELYYRRQCVMNTITDLQAHFLRLYRALEDPSPPKHLYTTAPIITSSTHQIQCRGGLSNSRECDIFQLGQMIRFFSMRSKTIFLGSTLLDPEFDLETHQDGQTNTKPPSDITGIIASLKQYPDYQIDTNHSGCGIRRRFLPALECIEKYIMDGRGLLGINLSPVPHHQMSKEVSWSYSASTWTHEANISHQGLAGIRHLFFSNTIPAEPPEHISDDAGRMVFSAKKRIWEA; this is translated from the exons ATGAGTTCAGAATTCCCTCCCCTGCCCCAGGCCCAGAGACTAGGGGCTCAGATCACAGGTGTAGCGCTCCAGAGTGAGGCCGAGAGTCTGTTCACCTCACTTCTGGGTGACTCTTCCGCTGCTGGGGCGACTGTGACCAAGTATGCGAGCACGATCGTGGAGGACGGGGACTTGGTCATTGAATACATCAATGATCACGGTGGCCCGCCCTCAAAGACCACTATTCATCAATGGCAGGTGAATAGCAAGGACCTAATGCAATCCAGCCCGTACTTCCGGGCATTGCTTGATCCAAGCAAGTTCGCAGAAGGCAGACAATTCCacaagcagaagaaggccttTGAATCGATTtccgcctcatcctcgcctGACGTAATGGTCACTCCTGACGACGAACCTGAAATCCCAGTCGTTCTAATTCCCACAGATGAGTCTACTCGGTTCGTTGGCGTGGATGCTATGGAGATGTTCCTCCGCGTCCTCTGTATGGATTCGCTCACAAGCGAAGGCCGTCATTCCTTCCAGGAAGAACTGCGGATATCGTCTCCTGCTCCGATCGCTAAGCTCATCGAAATCGCCGATCGATTTAACTCACCCGAGGTCGTGCGGAAGGCTCTTCGCAGCATCAATTATCGCTTTGGCAACAAGCGCCCCGCCTTCTTCGCTCAGTTCCGGGCGTGGGATTGGAAGACAATGACCGAGGATCGCATACGGCAATATATCTATGTTTCACTGTTTCTCACGCTGTGTCACTGCCTCCAGATCAGCTCACATGCCCTGGTAATCAAAGGCTCCCAGTCCTGGGTCGACGGTGGCCCAGAACAGCCCGCCTCAACTTGTGGGCGATGGCGCTATCTTCCTGATGGTGTTGAAG AGGAGCTGTACTACCGCCGTCAGTGTGTCATGAACACAATCACTGATTTGCAAGCGCACTTCCTTCGCCTCTACAGAGCCCTCGAAGACCCCAGCCCTCCTAAGCACTTGTATACAACTGCACCAATCATAACCTCATCGACACACCAAATTCAATGCCGTGGAGGCCTAAGCAATTCCCGAGAATGCGATATTTTCCAGCTTGGCCAAATGATACGCTTCTTTTCTATGCGGTCCAAGACGATATTTCTAGGATCTACTCTCCTCGACCCAGAGTTCGATCTTGAAACCCACCAAGATGGGCAGACAAATACCAAACCACCGTCAGATATCACCGGAATAATCGCTTCTCTCAAGCAATACCCAGACTACCAGATCGACACCAACCACTCCGGCTGCGGCATCCGACGACGCTTCCTCCCAGCCCTCGAATGCATCGAGAAGTACATAATGGACGGCCGTGGTCTGCTAGGCATCAACCTATCTCCCGTACCCCACCACCAAATGTCAAAAGAAGTGTCGTGGTCATATTCAGCTTCCACTTGGACCCACGAAGCCAACATTTCCCACCAGGGACTCGCTGGTATCCGGCACCTATTTTTCAGCAATACCATACCCGCAGAGCCACCCGAGCACATAAGCGACGATGCCGGACGCATGGTTTTCTCAGCCAAGAAGCGAATTTGGGAGGCCTGA
- a CDS encoding uncharacterized protein (ID:PFLUO_001081-T1.cds;~source:funannotate), with protein sequence MLSMANLQFQSWNEQQSLFKLSCADVDTCNQLSSVESQMPSLQQTESDLGTKKMAIPRLAEGAESAFTSPGRFHRRHVSRACESCRQRKTKCTGDKSGCRNCREAGIICCYTDGKREKSKRQLASLSAKVQAYKDVIRKLSNRFGVSDEQLVNIALAVDSAPDLTLDPDAPIAAVGDRKLSWRSGSEPPTSRSSSVAPLELVDHTEEDFNRDETARATGYIGKSSEITWLQKLSKEVSSECDTWSTALSSNADENTLPSPTLTPRPESRGDPWVASSNYYLDDLEILSAGHIDALEIPSRETAGKLLNSYLTSVHPSFPIIGISTFVSQFQVFFSQPSLKPGNKWLAILNLIFAIGSKYEQLTDADFKKGEEGHQIYFSRATALSLEDQLLHHPDLQQLQVEGLASFYLIACGHINRAWKLCGSAVRGALALGLHLRNVGVCTSDTSKEIRYRVWWSLYTLEHLLAVITGRPSCIIDSSCTTPLPVPFDECDFQREEVAQLISTAGRGSNHLDRISANSYSAASLDSCVDSDGNTASAESDTKMSRTDYLKSLPPCMSLYFLQLTSLTTIAKRMTVKLYSPEAQQSPWASTEFIIQSLMLEIDSWFMNLPAAYDFTSTQTSQCPVGQRIGLAFLFYSTKIGITRPCLCRLDSSHPEGERTHEFCSKTAAECVEAACHMLTLFPDTPDAALLYRMSPWWCTLHYLMQTSTVLLLELALKVQHVPEKASMVPKAAKKSLDWLAALSKTNMASKRAWKLCEGFLRRLAPHVGINMNDFPDSDEPLEISGMDAADATDPATLIEDQLATAADEDDFVTFDSTSTIPTSAATAVDSIAVELDYMASSPVDQSDTSLGVGVPYNLEPSDLLDQFMNPEKSGSGHSSYDEYFPCDPTTGQITGSFFPTGPNLDLDLGYFWGDPVC encoded by the exons ATGCTGAG CATGGCCAATCTCCAATTCCAGTCATGGAATGAACAGCAGAGTCTGTTCAAGCTGTCCTGCGCGGATGTTGATACATGCAATCAATTGTCTAGCGTG GAGAGCCAGATGCCTAGCCTCCAGCAGACTGAGTCTGATCTGGGGACCAAGAAGATGGCCATTCCGCGCCTTGCGGAAGGAGCTGAGTCGGCGTTCACCTCTCCAGGCAGATTCCACCGTCGACATGTCAGCCGTGCGTGCGAGTCTTgcagacagagaaagacaaaatGCACTGGGGACAAGTCTGGGTGCCGAAACTGCCGGGAAGCCGGCATTATCTGCTGCTATACTGACGGCAAAAGAGAAAAGTCCAAACG GCAACTGGCAAGTCTGTCCGCGAAGGTACAGGCATACAAAGACGTGATCAGAAAACTGAGCAATCGATTTGGCGTCTCCGACGAGCAGCTCGTCAACATTGCCCTGGCCGTG GATTCAGCTCCAGACCTTACCCTGGACCCCGACGCCCCAATTGCCGCAGTGGGGGACCGAAAGCTCTCTTGGAGATCTGGGTCTGAGCCCCCGACTTCTAGATCGTCCTCAGTCGCGCCTCTGGAGCTAGTCGACCACACCGAAGAAGACTTCAATAGGGACGAGACCGCGAGAGCAACCGGGTATATTGGAAAGAGTTCCGAAATCACTTGGCTCCAGAAGCTGAGCAAGGAGGTTAGCAGTGAGTGCGATACATGGTCAACGGCTCTTTCGAGCAATGCCGATGAAAATACTCTACCCTCCCCAACGTTGACGCCGCGCCCTGAGAGTAGAGGTGACCCTTGGGTAGCGTCTTCGAATTATTACCTTGATGATTTGGAAATCCTCAGCGCAGGGCACATCGATGCGTTGGAGATTCCCTCGCGCGAGACAGCTGGGAAACTGCTGAATTCCTATCTGACATCTGTGCATCCGTCATTCCCAATAATTGGAATATCGACGTTTGTTTCCCAGTTTCAAGTCTTCTTCAGCCAGCCATCCCTGAAACCGGGAAATAAGTGGCTGGCGATTCTGAACCTGATTTTCGCAATCGGGTCGAAATATGAACAATTGACCGATGCAGATTTCAAAAaaggcgaggagggccaTCAGATTTACTTTTCGAGGGCCACGGCTCTGAGCTTGGAAGATCAGTTGCTGCACCATCCTGATCTGCAGCAACTGCAGGTGGAAGGGCTTGCTTCCTTCTACCTGATTGCATGCGGCCATATCAACCG AGCCTGGAAGCTTTGCGGCAGTGCAGTTCGAGGTGCATTGGCTCTTGGCCTGCATCTACGCAACGTGGGAGTTTGCACCTCGGACACTTCCAAGGAGATACGCTATCGGGTGTGGTGGTCCCTATACACGCTCGAGCATCTCCTCGCCGTGATAACAGGCCGGCCATCCTGCATCATCGACAGCTCATGCACCACGCCGCTACCCGTTCCTTTTGACGAATGTGATTTccagagggaagaagtggCCCAGCTGATCAGCACAGCGGGACGTGGCTCAAACCATCTGGACCGAATCTCGGCCAACAGCTACAGCGCAGCCAGCCTGGACTCTTGTGTAGATTCGGACGGAAACACTGCATCGGCCGAGTCCGACACCAAGATGAGCAGAACAGACTACTTGAAGAGTCTACCTCCGTGCATGTCACTGTATTTCCTACAGCTGACCTCCTTGACCACTATCGCGAAGCGGATGACGGTCAAACTCTACAGCCCCGAGGCACAGCAGTCGCCCTGGGCCAGCACGGAATTTATCATTCAAAGCCTGATGCTCGAGATAGACTCATGGTTCATGAACCTGCCTGCAGCCTACGATTTCACTTCGACGCAGACATCACAGTGTCCCGTCGGCCAACGCATCGGCCTTGCATTCCTCTTCTATAGCACCAAAATCGGCATCACCCGGCCGTGTCTGTGTCGTCTGGATTCCTCGCACCCCGAGGGAGAACGCACCCACGAATTCTGCAGCAAAACCGCCGCTGAATGTGTCGAAGCTGCATGCCACATGCTGACTCTGTTCCCTGACACCCCGGACGCAGCGCTGTTATACCGCAtgtcgccgtggtggtgcacGCTCCACTACCTCATGCAGACTTCCACCGTCCTGTTGCTGGAGCTCGCACTCAAGGTCCAGCATGTCCCGGAGAAGGCCAGCATGGTCCccaaggcggcgaagaaATCCTtggactggctggctgctctGTCCAAGACAAACATGGCCTCCAAGCGAGCCTGGAAGCTGTGTGAGGGATTCTTGCGCAGACTCGCGCCTCACGTCGGTATCAACATGAACGACTTCCCCGACAGTGATGAGCCTCTGGAAATTTCTGGCATGGATGCCGCAGACGCGACTGATCCTGCTACACTCATTgaagaccagctcgccaCCGCTGCAGACGAAGACGACTTTGTCACATTTGATTCGACCTCCACCATACCTACCTCCGCTGCCACCGCAGTGGACAGCATTGCCGTAGAGCTAGACTATATGGCAAGCTCACCAGTGGACCAGTCCGATACTTCCCTAGGAGTGGGTGTGCCCTACAACCTGGAGCCGTCAGATCTGCTCGATCAATTTATGAACCCGGAGAAGTCCGGTTCTGGACACAGCTCCTACGATGAGTACTTCCCCTGTGACCCGACCACTGGTCAGATTACgggttctttcttccccacGGGACCGAACCTGGATCTCGATTTGGGCTACTTCTGGGGTGATCCTGTTTGCTGA
- a CDS encoding uncharacterized protein (ID:PFLUO_001082-T1.cds;~source:funannotate) yields the protein MVVLAASICTRGGKAVLSRQFREISRSRIEALLASFPKLADSGTQHTTVEQDNVRFVYQPLDELYIVLITNRQSNILQDIDSLHLFAQVTASICKSLDEREILRNAFELLSAFDELVTLGYRENLSLSQIKTFLEMESHEERIQEIIERNKELEASEERKRKAKQLEMQRKEAARAGRGAAPRTPSYPVYTPPSRPSVPDTYDTYEAEKKKSFAKPIPSRGKGMQLGKKSKATDIYEKVRGDLGPEEEASPLFTPQISTPAQEPSSARQSLTADREPVQITIAEQISASLTREGALKSFEVKGDLQLRITDPSFAKIRLELQANATHNAQFRTHPNVDKALFTNSSAIQLKDTSKRFPANNVIGVLRWRVVSTGSDNADILPITFTVWVNKGSDSTTVTVEYELSGTDSLRDVVVTIPFGATEPAVSSFDAIYEVSGDSLDWNLGLVDESNPSGSFEFESTDGDENEFFPMSVRFSKTKPFVDVDVTSVSLLEMEGETTGFSKDIKSVAENFLID from the exons ATG GTCGTTCTGGCTGCATCGATATGTACCCGCGGGGGCAAGGCTGTCCTCTCGCGCCAGTTCCGAGAAATCTCTAGGTCTCGCATTGAGGCCCTGCTGGCTTCGTTCCCCAAGCTTGCGGATTCAGGCACCCAACACACCACCGTCGAGCAGGACAACGTGCGCTTCGTGTACCAGCCATTGGATGAGCTATACATTGTCCTGATCACCAACCGCCAATCGAACATCCTTCAAGACATCGACAGCCTGCACCTCTTTGCGCAAGTGACCGCCAGCATCTGCAAGAGCTTGGACGAGCGGGAGATTCTGCGCAATGCCTTTGAGCTACTGAGCGCCTTCGATGAATTGGTGACGCTGGGATACCGGGAGAATCTTTCTCTGTCACAGATCAAGACCTTtttggagatggagagtCACGAGGAAAGAATCCAGGAGATTATTGAACGC AACAAAGAACTGGAAGCCAGCGAAGAGCGGAAGCGGAAGGCTAAGCAGTTGGAGATGCAGCGCAAGGAAGCTGCTCGCGCCGGTCGTGGTGCTGCGCCTCGGACGCCCTCTTACCCCGTCTACacacctccctcccgcccGTCCGTGCCGGATACTTATGATACCTATgaggcggagaagaagaagtcattCGCCAA GCCCATTCCTTCCCGCGGCAAGGGCATGCAACTCGGCAAGAAGTCCAAGGCGACCGATATCTACGAAAAGGTTCGGGGCGACTTGGgccccgaagaagaggccaGCCCGTTGTTCACGCCACAGATCTCGACCCCGGCGCAAGAGCCGTCGTCTGCTCGCCAGTCCCTCACCGCGGACCGGGAGCCGGTCCAGATCACGATCGCGGAGCAGATCTCCGCTTCACTCACCCGTGAAGGAGCCTTGAAGTCGTTTGAGGTCAAGGGTGACCTTCAGCTCCGTATCACCGACCCCTCCTTCGCAAAAATCCGACTCGAACTCCAGGCAAACGCCACACACAATGCCCAGTTCCGGACGCACCCGAATGTCGACAAGGCCTTGTTCACCAACTCGTCGGCAATCCAGCTGAAGGACACCTCAAAGCGATTCCCTGCTAACAATGTGATTGGCGTTCTGCGGTGGCGAGTAGTTAGCACCGGTTCTGACAACGCCGACATTCTTCCCATCACCTTCACGGTGTGGGTGAACAAGGGCTCTGACTCGACCACTGTGACCGTGGAGTACGAGCTCAGTGGCACGGACAGTTTACGGGATGTTGTGGTTACAATTCCCTTCGGCGCGACTGAGCCCGCGGTGTCCAGCTTTGATGCTATATACGAGGTCTCCGGAGACAGCCTTGACTGGAATCTGGGTCTTGTCGATGAATCTAACCCGTCAGGAAGCTTCGAGTTTGAGTCGACAGACGGCGATGAGAACGAGTTCTTCCCGATGAGCGTGCGCTTCTCTAAGACCAAGCCcttcgtcgatgtcgatgtcACCAGCGTCTCCCTattggagatggagggcgAAACCACCGGGTTTTCCAAGGACATCAAGAGCGTTGCCGAGAACTTCCTGATTGATTAA
- a CDS encoding uncharacterized protein (ID:PFLUO_001083-T1.cds;~source:funannotate): protein MEVPAVDDTMEMASPYQGQVDDFDIDIDLMEDHPSNIDSEMMGAEDYLTTAQPTDYNPDAINDADMVDGVSEGSMVDADETYVEEDHDIDVQDGGVGAYEAEMQEGDQGNGAKTPVPTVHVEAPVETAQETTNLDDTPVAAKPVETDQGYPQGLETVPHVESSVQEIEQQDQSVPLEPSKPEQVQDEGIEKIENGPNSVEEHLGEKTNEAAQVGISGADDAIEHAEMPAENQENGQAKSVVNENEAEAADHTDLEHAHEADDQHHASVHPVKVIYQENVISLFPPLEGDSSETFFLHDENVVYDDIGKLFSAFREVLQDNVMKNEVLIMDIDPLGIQIMEDSSYTSKVSLHQVLDLYLKLCHNDGSNEPEALYLTLSTKMTVSAEISDLLAAANEGKGLSELHGWDETNKVPPTSEEVADSHEIEHTEETYEYQQDQSTHETDEAPSAVQEEVVAGNEPNDQVPEVHAVQEELLETHGDEQHSFDGHEVEAVETGSRSEATAGASGKDEAHEAEGLHNEEHVLHGDEEFYDSEGHKTESTATVAAPSGAKEPEAPNEEEEVSADVTNSISDNLHGDLSDGEDFGEEDIHEQGNEIHGSGSGLEDEQFEDDYPAEDNGDEEADGTLHDDLAPAHDEEHIAGTDPGPRDGDAAAEISQDQPLSTLEGAPQPVTAHEKQTPEPADDLLGIAEDLMQTPAKNDPSGDLEHAMGADEDEFPDDELLTPPPLAGDAPDEHQFDDGDYFDLEAFEDGELHETDLGLTETPSHENGSTKRARDLEDEWDEEETTTPDTKKPRSS, encoded by the exons ATGGAAGTCCCTGCTGTGGATGATACGATGGAAATGGCCTCGCCCTACCAGGGGCAGGTTGATGATTTCGACATTGATATCGACCTGATGGAGGACCATCCTTCGAACATAGACAGCGAGATGATGGGGGCTGAGGACTACCTCACCACCGCTCAACCCACTGACTACAATCCCGATGCGATCAACGATGCGGATATGGTTGACGGGGTATCAGAGGGCTCGATggtcgatgccgacgaaACATacgtggaagaagatcacgACATCGATGTCCAGGATGGAGGCGTAGGAGCATACGAAGCCGAAATGCAAGAAGGCGACCAGGGGAATGGTGCCAAGACCCCCGTTCCCACGGTCCACGTTGAAGCCCCTGTCGAAACTGCACAGGAGACAACCAACCTAGATGATACCCCAGTTGCTGCGAAACCGGTCGAAACCGACCAGGGATATCCCCAGGGTTTAGAAACAGTACCCCACGTGGAGAGCAGCGTGCAGGAAATCGAGCAGCAAGACCAAAGTGTTCCCTTGGAACCTAGCAAACCCGAGCAGGTTCAGGATGAAGGAATCGAGAAAATCGAAAACGGTCCCAACAGTGTGGAGGAACATCTCGGCGAAAAGACTAATGAAGCAGCACAAGTCGGGATTTCCGGTGCTGATGATGCTATTGAACATGCCGAAATGCCTGCCGAGAACCAAGAAAATGGCCAAGCCAAGTCGGTCGTCAATGAGAATGAAGCCGAAGCTGCGGATCATACCGACCTAGAGCATGCACATGAGGCGGATGACCAGCACCATGCATCCGTGCATCCGGTGAAAGTCATATACCAGGAGAATGTGATTTCTCTCTTCCCGCCCCTGGAAGGTGATTCATCCGAGAccttctttctccacgaTGAAAATGTGGTTTACGACGACATTGGCAAATTATTCAGTGCCTTTCGCGAGGTACTCCAGGATAATGTGATGAAGAACGAAGTCCTCATTATGGATATTGATCCTCTGGGTATTCAAATAATGGAG GACTCTTCGTACACATCCAAGGTGTCATTGCACCAAGTCCTGGACTTGTACCTTAAACTTTGTCACAACGATGGTTCCAATGAGCCCGAAGCGTTGTACCTGACACTGTCCACTAAGATGACGGTTTCAGCCGAGATTtcggatcttcttgctgcAGCCAACGAAGGAAAGGGACTTTCCGAGCTCCATGGTTGGGACGAGACTAATAAGGTGCCTCCTACATCTGAGGAAGTTGCCGACTCTCATGAAATTGAGCATACTGAAGAGACTTATGAGTATCAGCAAGACCAATCGACCCATGAAACGGACGAGGCCCCTTCAGCCGTACAGGAAGAAGTTGTGGCCGGTAACGAGCCTAATGATCAGGTGCCCGAAGTCCATGCTGTTCAGGAAGAACTATTGGAAACCCATGGCGATGAACAACATAGTTTTGATGGCCACGAAGTCGAGGCTGTTGAGACTGGCTCGAGATCGGAAGCTACAGCTGGCGCCTCTGGAAAAGATGAGGCACACGAGGCTGAAGGATTACATAACGAGGAACATGTGCTTCACGGTGACGAGGAATTTTACGACTCTGAAGGCCACAAAACCGAGTCAACCGCTACGGTTGCCGCCCCATCCGGTGCAAAGGAGCCCGAGGCGCCaaatgaagaggaagaggtaTCTGCAGATGTTACAAACTCTATCTCAGACAACCTCCATGGTGATCTGTCTGACGGTGAAGATTTtggtgaagaagatatcCATGAACAAGGAAATGAAATCCATGGGTCCGGCAGCGGTCTTGAGGACGAGCAATTTGAGGATGACTACCCTGCAGAGGACAacggtgatgaagaagccgatgGCACCCTCCATGATGACTTGGCCCCGGCTCATGATGAAGAACACATAGCTGGCACTgatcctggccctcgggATGGCGATGCCGCCGCAGAGATCTCGCAAGATCAGCCGCTCTCCACGTTGGAGGGCGCGCCGCAGCCCGTTACTGCACACGAAAAGCAAACCCCCGAGCCTGCGGATGATCTGCTTGGCATCGCTGAAGATTTGATGCAGACTCCTGCCAAGAATGACCCAAGCGGTGATCTTGAGCACGCCATGGGtgccgatgaagatgagttTCCCGACGACGAACTCCTTACCCCCCCTCCACTCGCCGGAGATGCCCCCGACGAGCATCAATTCGATGATGGCGACTATTTCGACCTTGAGGCTTTCGAAGATGGCGAGCTCCACGAGACCGACCTGGGCCTGACCGAGACTCCATCGCACGAGAATGGATCCACCAAACGAGCGCgggatctcgaggacgagtgggacgaggaagaaaccACAACGCCTGACACCAAGAAACCTCGATCCTCGTAA